In Oryza sativa Japonica Group chromosome 11, ASM3414082v1, the following are encoded in one genomic region:
- the LOC4349912 gene encoding probable LRR receptor-like serine/threonine-protein kinase At3g47570 isoform X2: MEHSRKHLSSQKGTYHKLYHSGLINIRQNLIAMKITAVGQLILVLMACSSHAVICSTFGNGTDQLSLLEFKKAISLDPQQSLISWNDSTNYCSWEGVSCSLKNPGRVTSLNLTNRALVGHISPSLGNLTFLKYLALLKNALSGEIPPSLGHLRRLQYLYLSGNTLQGSIPSFANCSELKVLWVHRNNLTGQFPADWPPNLQQLQLSINNLTGTIPASLANITSLNVLSCVYNHIEGNIPNEFAKLPNLQTLYVGSNQLSGSFPQVLLNLSTLINLSLGLNHLSGEVPSNLGSALPNLEIFELPVNFFHGRIPSSLTNASNLYFLELSNNNFTGLVPRTIGELNKLQMLNLEWNQLQAHREQDWEFLQSLGNCTELQVFSMTGNRLQGHVPSSLGNLSDQLQELHLAESKLSGVLPEWLGTIKTLQKVSLGSNFFTGAIPSSFSNLSQLGELYLDSNQLVGQLPPSFGTLPILQVLIVSNNNLHGSIPKEIFRIPTIVQISLSFNNLDAPLHNDIGKAKQLTYLQLSSNNISGYIPSTLGDSESLEDIELDHNVFSGSIPASLENIKTLKVLNLSYNNLSGSIPASLGNLQLVEQLDLSFNNLKGEVPTKGIFKNTTAIRVGGNPGLCGGSLELHLLTCSSTPLNSVKHKQFIFLKVALPIAIMTSLVIAISIMWFWNRKQNRQSISSPSFGRKFPKVSYSDLVRATEGFSASNLIGRGRYGSVYQGKLFPERNLVAVKVFNLETRGAGKSFIAECNALKNVRHRNLITILTACSSIDSSGNDFKALVYEFMPRGDLHNLLYSTRDGNGSSNLSYVSLAQRLNIAVDVSDALAYLHHNHQGSIVHSDLKPSNILLDDNMTAHVGDFGLAAFKSDSAASSFGDSSLTSSFAIKGTIGYVAPECAGGGRVSTASDIYSFGIVLLEIFIRRKPTDDMFKDGLSISKYTEINFPDKMLQIVDPQLLRELDICQETSINVEKNEVCCLLSVLNIGLHCTKLVPGERMSMQEVASKLHGIRDEYLRGY, from the exons ATGGAACATAGCAGAAAGCATTTGTCTTCACAAAAAGGAACGTATCACAAGCTATATCATTCAG GATTGATCAATATTCGCCAGAACTTGATTGCCATGAAGATTACTGCAGTTGGACAGTTGATCTTGGTTCTGATGGCTTGCAGCTCACATGCAGTCATCTGCTCAACTTTTGGAAATGGAACAGATCAGCTGTCACTTCTTGAATTCAAGAAGGCAATCAGTCTTGATCCGCAGCAATCCTTGATCTCCTGGAATGATAGCACCAACTACTGCAGCTGGGAAGGTGTCTCATGCAGTCTGAAGAATCCAGGTCGTGTCACCTCCCTTAATCTTACAAACCGAGCTCTAGTAGGGCACATCTCTCCTTCACTTGGGAACCTAACATTCCTGAAGTATCTTGCACTGCTCAAAAATGCACTCTCTGGAGAAATCCCTCCTTCCCTTGGACATTTGCGTCGCCTCCAGTATCTTTACTTGAGTGGCAACACACTGCAAGGAAGCATACCAAGCTTTGCAAACTGCTCAGAGCTCAAGGTTCTGTGGGTGCACAGGAACAACCTAACTGGGCAGTTTCCTGCAGATTGGCCTCCTAATCTTCAACAGCTGCAACTTTCAATCAATAATCTGACAGGTACAATCCCTGCTTCTCTTGCCAACATCACCTCACTGAATGTGCTTAGTTGCGTGTATAATCACATAGAAGGGAACATTCCGAATGAGTTTGCGAAGTTACCCAACCTTCAGACTCTTTATGTGGGTTCTAATCAACTGTCAGGTAGCTTTCCACAAGTCCTCTTGAATCTTTCTACTCTCATTAACCTTAGCCTTGGCCTTAATCATCTAAGTGGAGAGGTTCCATCCAATCTCGGTAGCGCTCTGCCCAATCTTGAGATATTTGAATTGCCTGTCAACTTCTTTCATGGGCGTATTCCCAGTTCACTGACAAACGCTTCCAATTTATATTTCCTTGAGTTATCAAATAACAATTTCACCGGATTGGTGCCTAGAACAATTGGGGAACTTAACAAGCTCCAGATGTTGAATCTTGAATGGAATCAGCTCCAAGCACATAGAGAACAAGATTGGGAGTTTCTGCAAAGCTTGGGCAACTGCACTGAGCTACAAGTTTTCTCCATGACTGGGAACCGTCTACAAGGGCATGTGCCTAGTTCGTTGGGTAACCTTTCTGATCAACTCCAGGAGCTACACTTGGCAGAAAGTAAACTTTCAG GTGTGCTTCCAGAATGGCTTGGAACCATCAAAACTTTGCAAAAGGTATCTTTGGGTAGCAATTTCTTTACTGGAGCCATCCCATCATCTTTCTCAAATCTGTCTCAATTGGGAGAACTATATTTAGACTCAAACCAGTTAGTTGGCCAATTACCACCAAGCTTTGGAACCCTCCCAATCCTTCAAGTATTGATTGTCTCGAACAATAATCTTCATGGTAGCATACCAAAGGAGATCTTCAGAATTCCAACCATAGTGCAAATTAGCTTATCTTTCAACAATCTAGATGCACCCCTCCATAATGACATTGGCAAGGCAAAACAACTCACATATCTTCAGCTTTCATCAAATAATATATCTGGATATATTCCTAGCACTTTGGGTGACTCTGAAAGTTTGGAAGACATAGAGTTGGACCACAACGTTTTCAGTGGAAGCATCCCTGCATCTCTAGAAAACATAAAGACTCTAAAAGTTCTCAACTTGTCTTACAACAACCTGTCTGGATCAATACCGGCATCACTTGGTAACCTACAACTTGTTGAACAACTAGACCTATCATTCAACAATCTTAAGGGAGAGGTCCCAACAAAAGGTATATTCAAGAACACAACTGCTATAAGGGTTGGTGGAAATCCAGGACTTTGTGGGGGTTCCCTGGAGCTACACCTACTCACTTGTTCTAGCACTCCTTTGAATTCAGTTAAGCATAAGCAATTTATTTTTCTGAAAGTAGCTCTCCCAATAGCTATCATGACTTCACTTGTCATCGCCATCTCTATTATGTGGTTCTGGAATAGAAAACAAAACAGACAGTCTATTTCTTCACCTTCATTTGGCAGGAAATTTCCCAAAGTTTCTTACAGTGATCTTGTGAGAGCAACAGAGGGATTCTCTGCATCCAATTTAATTGGCAGAGGAAGATATGGTTCTGTATATCAGGGGAAACTATTTCCAGAGAGGAATTTGGTTGCCGTGAAAGTCTTCAATCTTGAAACAAGGGGTGCAGGCAAGAGTTTTATCGCAGAATGTAATGCCCTGAAAAATGTGCGACATCGTAATCTAATCACTATCCTTACTGCATGCTCCAGTATTGATTCATCTGGAAATGATTTTAAAGCCCTAGTGTATGAATTTATGCCACGAGGGGACTTACATAACTTACTATACTCAACTCGAGATGGCAATGGATCTTCAAATTTGTCCTATGTTTCCCTTGCTCAAAGATTAAACATCGCGGTGGACGTATCAGATGCATTGGCATACCTACACCATAACCATCAAGGAAGCATTGTTCACAGTGATCTAAAACCTAGCAACATTCTTCTCGATGATAATATGACAGCTCATGTTGGAGACTTTGGACTAGCAGCATTCAAATCTGATTCCGCAGCATCATCTTTTGGTGACTCAAGTTTGACTTCTTCCTTTGCAATAAAGGGAACCATAGGATATGTTGCTCCAG AATGTGCTGGGGGTGGTCGAGTTTCAACCGCCTCGGACATCTACAGCTTTGGAATTGTTCTCCTCGAAATATTCATTCGAAGGAAGCCGACAGATGACATGTTCAAGGATGGACTGAGCATCTCAAAGTATACAGAGATCAATTTCCCTGATAAGATGTTGCAGATTGTTGACCCACAGCTGCTCCGAGAACTAGACATCTGCCAAGAAACCTCAATTAATGTTGAGAAAAATGAAGTGTGTTGCCTGCTTTCTGTGCTAAATATTGGACTTCATTGCACCAAGTTGGTCCCGGGCGAGCGCATGAGCATGCAGGAGGTGGCCTCCAAGCTGCATGGAATTAGGGATGAATATCTGAGAGGATACTGA
- the LOC4349912 gene encoding putative receptor-like protein kinase At3g47110 isoform X1 gives MEHSRKHLSSQKGTYHKLYHSGLINIRQNLIAMKITAVGQLILVLMACSSHAVICSTFGNGTDQLSLLEFKKAISLDPQQSLISWNDSTNYCSWEGVSCSLKNPGRVTSLNLTNRALVGHISPSLGNLTFLKYLALLKNALSGEIPPSLGHLRRLQYLYLSGNTLQGSIPSFANCSELKVLWVHRNNLTGQFPADWPPNLQQLQLSINNLTGTIPASLANITSLNVLSCVYNHIEGNIPNEFAKLPNLQTLYVGSNQLSGSFPQVLLNLSTLINLSLGLNHLSGEVPSNLGSALPNLEIFELPVNFFHGRIPSSLTNASNLYFLELSNNNFTGLVPRTIGELNKLQMLNLEWNQLQAHREQDWEFLQSLGNCTELQVFSMTGNRLQGHVPSSLGNLSDQLQELHLAESKLSGDFPSGIANLQNLIIVALGANLFTGVLPEWLGTIKTLQKVSLGSNFFTGAIPSSFSNLSQLGELYLDSNQLVGQLPPSFGTLPILQVLIVSNNNLHGSIPKEIFRIPTIVQISLSFNNLDAPLHNDIGKAKQLTYLQLSSNNISGYIPSTLGDSESLEDIELDHNVFSGSIPASLENIKTLKVLNLSYNNLSGSIPASLGNLQLVEQLDLSFNNLKGEVPTKGIFKNTTAIRVGGNPGLCGGSLELHLLTCSSTPLNSVKHKQFIFLKVALPIAIMTSLVIAISIMWFWNRKQNRQSISSPSFGRKFPKVSYSDLVRATEGFSASNLIGRGRYGSVYQGKLFPERNLVAVKVFNLETRGAGKSFIAECNALKNVRHRNLITILTACSSIDSSGNDFKALVYEFMPRGDLHNLLYSTRDGNGSSNLSYVSLAQRLNIAVDVSDALAYLHHNHQGSIVHSDLKPSNILLDDNMTAHVGDFGLAAFKSDSAASSFGDSSLTSSFAIKGTIGYVAPECAGGGRVSTASDIYSFGIVLLEIFIRRKPTDDMFKDGLSISKYTEINFPDKMLQIVDPQLLRELDICQETSINVEKNEVCCLLSVLNIGLHCTKLVPGERMSMQEVASKLHGIRDEYLRGY, from the exons ATGGAACATAGCAGAAAGCATTTGTCTTCACAAAAAGGAACGTATCACAAGCTATATCATTCAG GATTGATCAATATTCGCCAGAACTTGATTGCCATGAAGATTACTGCAGTTGGACAGTTGATCTTGGTTCTGATGGCTTGCAGCTCACATGCAGTCATCTGCTCAACTTTTGGAAATGGAACAGATCAGCTGTCACTTCTTGAATTCAAGAAGGCAATCAGTCTTGATCCGCAGCAATCCTTGATCTCCTGGAATGATAGCACCAACTACTGCAGCTGGGAAGGTGTCTCATGCAGTCTGAAGAATCCAGGTCGTGTCACCTCCCTTAATCTTACAAACCGAGCTCTAGTAGGGCACATCTCTCCTTCACTTGGGAACCTAACATTCCTGAAGTATCTTGCACTGCTCAAAAATGCACTCTCTGGAGAAATCCCTCCTTCCCTTGGACATTTGCGTCGCCTCCAGTATCTTTACTTGAGTGGCAACACACTGCAAGGAAGCATACCAAGCTTTGCAAACTGCTCAGAGCTCAAGGTTCTGTGGGTGCACAGGAACAACCTAACTGGGCAGTTTCCTGCAGATTGGCCTCCTAATCTTCAACAGCTGCAACTTTCAATCAATAATCTGACAGGTACAATCCCTGCTTCTCTTGCCAACATCACCTCACTGAATGTGCTTAGTTGCGTGTATAATCACATAGAAGGGAACATTCCGAATGAGTTTGCGAAGTTACCCAACCTTCAGACTCTTTATGTGGGTTCTAATCAACTGTCAGGTAGCTTTCCACAAGTCCTCTTGAATCTTTCTACTCTCATTAACCTTAGCCTTGGCCTTAATCATCTAAGTGGAGAGGTTCCATCCAATCTCGGTAGCGCTCTGCCCAATCTTGAGATATTTGAATTGCCTGTCAACTTCTTTCATGGGCGTATTCCCAGTTCACTGACAAACGCTTCCAATTTATATTTCCTTGAGTTATCAAATAACAATTTCACCGGATTGGTGCCTAGAACAATTGGGGAACTTAACAAGCTCCAGATGTTGAATCTTGAATGGAATCAGCTCCAAGCACATAGAGAACAAGATTGGGAGTTTCTGCAAAGCTTGGGCAACTGCACTGAGCTACAAGTTTTCTCCATGACTGGGAACCGTCTACAAGGGCATGTGCCTAGTTCGTTGGGTAACCTTTCTGATCAACTCCAGGAGCTACACTTGGCAGAAAGTAAACTTTCAGGTGATTTTCCTTCAGGTATAGCAAACCTTCAGAACCTGATTATTGTGGCGTTGGGTGCTAATCTATTTACAGGTGTGCTTCCAGAATGGCTTGGAACCATCAAAACTTTGCAAAAGGTATCTTTGGGTAGCAATTTCTTTACTGGAGCCATCCCATCATCTTTCTCAAATCTGTCTCAATTGGGAGAACTATATTTAGACTCAAACCAGTTAGTTGGCCAATTACCACCAAGCTTTGGAACCCTCCCAATCCTTCAAGTATTGATTGTCTCGAACAATAATCTTCATGGTAGCATACCAAAGGAGATCTTCAGAATTCCAACCATAGTGCAAATTAGCTTATCTTTCAACAATCTAGATGCACCCCTCCATAATGACATTGGCAAGGCAAAACAACTCACATATCTTCAGCTTTCATCAAATAATATATCTGGATATATTCCTAGCACTTTGGGTGACTCTGAAAGTTTGGAAGACATAGAGTTGGACCACAACGTTTTCAGTGGAAGCATCCCTGCATCTCTAGAAAACATAAAGACTCTAAAAGTTCTCAACTTGTCTTACAACAACCTGTCTGGATCAATACCGGCATCACTTGGTAACCTACAACTTGTTGAACAACTAGACCTATCATTCAACAATCTTAAGGGAGAGGTCCCAACAAAAGGTATATTCAAGAACACAACTGCTATAAGGGTTGGTGGAAATCCAGGACTTTGTGGGGGTTCCCTGGAGCTACACCTACTCACTTGTTCTAGCACTCCTTTGAATTCAGTTAAGCATAAGCAATTTATTTTTCTGAAAGTAGCTCTCCCAATAGCTATCATGACTTCACTTGTCATCGCCATCTCTATTATGTGGTTCTGGAATAGAAAACAAAACAGACAGTCTATTTCTTCACCTTCATTTGGCAGGAAATTTCCCAAAGTTTCTTACAGTGATCTTGTGAGAGCAACAGAGGGATTCTCTGCATCCAATTTAATTGGCAGAGGAAGATATGGTTCTGTATATCAGGGGAAACTATTTCCAGAGAGGAATTTGGTTGCCGTGAAAGTCTTCAATCTTGAAACAAGGGGTGCAGGCAAGAGTTTTATCGCAGAATGTAATGCCCTGAAAAATGTGCGACATCGTAATCTAATCACTATCCTTACTGCATGCTCCAGTATTGATTCATCTGGAAATGATTTTAAAGCCCTAGTGTATGAATTTATGCCACGAGGGGACTTACATAACTTACTATACTCAACTCGAGATGGCAATGGATCTTCAAATTTGTCCTATGTTTCCCTTGCTCAAAGATTAAACATCGCGGTGGACGTATCAGATGCATTGGCATACCTACACCATAACCATCAAGGAAGCATTGTTCACAGTGATCTAAAACCTAGCAACATTCTTCTCGATGATAATATGACAGCTCATGTTGGAGACTTTGGACTAGCAGCATTCAAATCTGATTCCGCAGCATCATCTTTTGGTGACTCAAGTTTGACTTCTTCCTTTGCAATAAAGGGAACCATAGGATATGTTGCTCCAG AATGTGCTGGGGGTGGTCGAGTTTCAACCGCCTCGGACATCTACAGCTTTGGAATTGTTCTCCTCGAAATATTCATTCGAAGGAAGCCGACAGATGACATGTTCAAGGATGGACTGAGCATCTCAAAGTATACAGAGATCAATTTCCCTGATAAGATGTTGCAGATTGTTGACCCACAGCTGCTCCGAGAACTAGACATCTGCCAAGAAACCTCAATTAATGTTGAGAAAAATGAAGTGTGTTGCCTGCTTTCTGTGCTAAATATTGGACTTCATTGCACCAAGTTGGTCCCGGGCGAGCGCATGAGCATGCAGGAGGTGGCCTCCAAGCTGCATGGAATTAGGGATGAATATCTGAGAGGATACTGA
- the LOC4349912 gene encoding probable LRR receptor-like serine/threonine-protein kinase At3g47570 isoform X3: MEHSRKHLSSQKGTYHKLYHSGLINIRQNLIAMKITAVGQLILVLMACSSHAVICSTFGNGTDQLSLLEFKKAISLDPQQSLISWNDSTNYCSWEGVSCSLKNPGRVTSLNLTNRALVGHISPSLGNLTFLKYLALLKNALSGEIPPSLGHLRRLQYLYLSGNTLQGSIPSFANCSELKVLWVHRNNLTGQFPADWPPNLQQLQLSINNLTGTIPASLANITSLNVLSCVYNHIEGNIPNEFAKLPNLQTLYVGSNQLSGSFPQVLLNLSTLINLSLGLNHLSGEVPSNLGSALPNLEIFELPVNFFHGRIPSSLTNASNLYFLELSNNNFTGLVPRTIGELNKLQMLNLEWNQLQAHREQDWEFLQSLGNCTELQVFSMTGNRLQGHVPSSLGNLSDQLQELHLAESKLSEWLGTIKTLQKVSLGSNFFTGAIPSSFSNLSQLGELYLDSNQLVGQLPPSFGTLPILQVLIVSNNNLHGSIPKEIFRIPTIVQISLSFNNLDAPLHNDIGKAKQLTYLQLSSNNISGYIPSTLGDSESLEDIELDHNVFSGSIPASLENIKTLKVLNLSYNNLSGSIPASLGNLQLVEQLDLSFNNLKGEVPTKGIFKNTTAIRVGGNPGLCGGSLELHLLTCSSTPLNSVKHKQFIFLKVALPIAIMTSLVIAISIMWFWNRKQNRQSISSPSFGRKFPKVSYSDLVRATEGFSASNLIGRGRYGSVYQGKLFPERNLVAVKVFNLETRGAGKSFIAECNALKNVRHRNLITILTACSSIDSSGNDFKALVYEFMPRGDLHNLLYSTRDGNGSSNLSYVSLAQRLNIAVDVSDALAYLHHNHQGSIVHSDLKPSNILLDDNMTAHVGDFGLAAFKSDSAASSFGDSSLTSSFAIKGTIGYVAPECAGGGRVSTASDIYSFGIVLLEIFIRRKPTDDMFKDGLSISKYTEINFPDKMLQIVDPQLLRELDICQETSINVEKNEVCCLLSVLNIGLHCTKLVPGERMSMQEVASKLHGIRDEYLRGY; the protein is encoded by the exons ATGGAACATAGCAGAAAGCATTTGTCTTCACAAAAAGGAACGTATCACAAGCTATATCATTCAG GATTGATCAATATTCGCCAGAACTTGATTGCCATGAAGATTACTGCAGTTGGACAGTTGATCTTGGTTCTGATGGCTTGCAGCTCACATGCAGTCATCTGCTCAACTTTTGGAAATGGAACAGATCAGCTGTCACTTCTTGAATTCAAGAAGGCAATCAGTCTTGATCCGCAGCAATCCTTGATCTCCTGGAATGATAGCACCAACTACTGCAGCTGGGAAGGTGTCTCATGCAGTCTGAAGAATCCAGGTCGTGTCACCTCCCTTAATCTTACAAACCGAGCTCTAGTAGGGCACATCTCTCCTTCACTTGGGAACCTAACATTCCTGAAGTATCTTGCACTGCTCAAAAATGCACTCTCTGGAGAAATCCCTCCTTCCCTTGGACATTTGCGTCGCCTCCAGTATCTTTACTTGAGTGGCAACACACTGCAAGGAAGCATACCAAGCTTTGCAAACTGCTCAGAGCTCAAGGTTCTGTGGGTGCACAGGAACAACCTAACTGGGCAGTTTCCTGCAGATTGGCCTCCTAATCTTCAACAGCTGCAACTTTCAATCAATAATCTGACAGGTACAATCCCTGCTTCTCTTGCCAACATCACCTCACTGAATGTGCTTAGTTGCGTGTATAATCACATAGAAGGGAACATTCCGAATGAGTTTGCGAAGTTACCCAACCTTCAGACTCTTTATGTGGGTTCTAATCAACTGTCAGGTAGCTTTCCACAAGTCCTCTTGAATCTTTCTACTCTCATTAACCTTAGCCTTGGCCTTAATCATCTAAGTGGAGAGGTTCCATCCAATCTCGGTAGCGCTCTGCCCAATCTTGAGATATTTGAATTGCCTGTCAACTTCTTTCATGGGCGTATTCCCAGTTCACTGACAAACGCTTCCAATTTATATTTCCTTGAGTTATCAAATAACAATTTCACCGGATTGGTGCCTAGAACAATTGGGGAACTTAACAAGCTCCAGATGTTGAATCTTGAATGGAATCAGCTCCAAGCACATAGAGAACAAGATTGGGAGTTTCTGCAAAGCTTGGGCAACTGCACTGAGCTACAAGTTTTCTCCATGACTGGGAACCGTCTACAAGGGCATGTGCCTAGTTCGTTGGGTAACCTTTCTGATCAACTCCAGGAGCTACACTTGGCAGAAAGTAAACTTTCAG AATGGCTTGGAACCATCAAAACTTTGCAAAAGGTATCTTTGGGTAGCAATTTCTTTACTGGAGCCATCCCATCATCTTTCTCAAATCTGTCTCAATTGGGAGAACTATATTTAGACTCAAACCAGTTAGTTGGCCAATTACCACCAAGCTTTGGAACCCTCCCAATCCTTCAAGTATTGATTGTCTCGAACAATAATCTTCATGGTAGCATACCAAAGGAGATCTTCAGAATTCCAACCATAGTGCAAATTAGCTTATCTTTCAACAATCTAGATGCACCCCTCCATAATGACATTGGCAAGGCAAAACAACTCACATATCTTCAGCTTTCATCAAATAATATATCTGGATATATTCCTAGCACTTTGGGTGACTCTGAAAGTTTGGAAGACATAGAGTTGGACCACAACGTTTTCAGTGGAAGCATCCCTGCATCTCTAGAAAACATAAAGACTCTAAAAGTTCTCAACTTGTCTTACAACAACCTGTCTGGATCAATACCGGCATCACTTGGTAACCTACAACTTGTTGAACAACTAGACCTATCATTCAACAATCTTAAGGGAGAGGTCCCAACAAAAGGTATATTCAAGAACACAACTGCTATAAGGGTTGGTGGAAATCCAGGACTTTGTGGGGGTTCCCTGGAGCTACACCTACTCACTTGTTCTAGCACTCCTTTGAATTCAGTTAAGCATAAGCAATTTATTTTTCTGAAAGTAGCTCTCCCAATAGCTATCATGACTTCACTTGTCATCGCCATCTCTATTATGTGGTTCTGGAATAGAAAACAAAACAGACAGTCTATTTCTTCACCTTCATTTGGCAGGAAATTTCCCAAAGTTTCTTACAGTGATCTTGTGAGAGCAACAGAGGGATTCTCTGCATCCAATTTAATTGGCAGAGGAAGATATGGTTCTGTATATCAGGGGAAACTATTTCCAGAGAGGAATTTGGTTGCCGTGAAAGTCTTCAATCTTGAAACAAGGGGTGCAGGCAAGAGTTTTATCGCAGAATGTAATGCCCTGAAAAATGTGCGACATCGTAATCTAATCACTATCCTTACTGCATGCTCCAGTATTGATTCATCTGGAAATGATTTTAAAGCCCTAGTGTATGAATTTATGCCACGAGGGGACTTACATAACTTACTATACTCAACTCGAGATGGCAATGGATCTTCAAATTTGTCCTATGTTTCCCTTGCTCAAAGATTAAACATCGCGGTGGACGTATCAGATGCATTGGCATACCTACACCATAACCATCAAGGAAGCATTGTTCACAGTGATCTAAAACCTAGCAACATTCTTCTCGATGATAATATGACAGCTCATGTTGGAGACTTTGGACTAGCAGCATTCAAATCTGATTCCGCAGCATCATCTTTTGGTGACTCAAGTTTGACTTCTTCCTTTGCAATAAAGGGAACCATAGGATATGTTGCTCCAG AATGTGCTGGGGGTGGTCGAGTTTCAACCGCCTCGGACATCTACAGCTTTGGAATTGTTCTCCTCGAAATATTCATTCGAAGGAAGCCGACAGATGACATGTTCAAGGATGGACTGAGCATCTCAAAGTATACAGAGATCAATTTCCCTGATAAGATGTTGCAGATTGTTGACCCACAGCTGCTCCGAGAACTAGACATCTGCCAAGAAACCTCAATTAATGTTGAGAAAAATGAAGTGTGTTGCCTGCTTTCTGTGCTAAATATTGGACTTCATTGCACCAAGTTGGTCCCGGGCGAGCGCATGAGCATGCAGGAGGTGGCCTCCAAGCTGCATGGAATTAGGGATGAATATCTGAGAGGATACTGA